From a single Candidatus Brevundimonas phytovorans genomic region:
- a CDS encoding YjfI family protein: MTTPPTPSSAATERIRAWRQARREAGLVKLELWVPEAARDDVKAAVRAIVTDSTRGPHLAGRQRRPTSDPIPSGDDHHMDAVIETPWTVPAIKAAMDASPLVRDGEMTLRVLEGAEPVLLATMHEYGDLPVYLSVGGAQIVCSVLLWPVAEQADRHAFNEFLLKAQRVVPLSNFAITNVGGEDVYELMGELSCKTTLQTILIELRTLAENAIDATELRETFGADAA, encoded by the coding sequence ATGACCACACCCCCTACCCCCTCCTCCGCCGCGACCGAGCGCATCCGTGCGTGGCGACAGGCGCGCCGCGAGGCCGGGCTGGTCAAGCTGGAGCTCTGGGTGCCCGAGGCCGCCCGCGACGACGTCAAGGCCGCCGTCCGCGCCATTGTCACCGATTCCACGCGCGGCCCCCATCTTGCCGGGCGGCAGCGCCGCCCCACTTCTGACCCTATCCCTTCTGGAGACGACCACCACATGGACGCCGTGATCGAAACCCCCTGGACCGTGCCGGCCATCAAGGCGGCGATGGACGCCTCGCCCCTGGTCCGCGACGGCGAGATGACCCTGCGCGTGCTGGAAGGCGCCGAGCCGGTGCTGCTGGCCACCATGCACGAGTACGGCGACCTGCCGGTCTATCTCAGCGTCGGCGGCGCCCAGATCGTCTGCTCGGTGCTGCTGTGGCCCGTGGCCGAACAGGCCGACCGCCACGCCTTCAACGAGTTTCTGCTGAAGGCCCAGCGCGTGGTGCCCCTGTCGAACTTCGCCATCACCAATGTCGGCGGCGAGGACGTCTATGAGCTGATGGGCGAACTGTCGTGCAAGACGACGCTGCAAACCATTTTGATCGAGTTGCGCA
- a CDS encoding YjfK family protein: MFKKLFGQSNKAAPAPALAMVRNITVGRTVALDPLAWRRLGDETHFTLDRDVLDITAQGLVSLDDGTFVHRFYTDDHVMLQAMSADAAGLDCYDFSLFIPWTSAYPPHERERRVWRDRLSAPVFHGAAEDLPDYPRFWFSESDAIQPPVTLWETIWDDRAAATPYARIFQTCMLYARELAGGRELMIALEQQPEGGETTHEIMIGIPLEMAEFRA; the protein is encoded by the coding sequence ATGTTCAAGAAGCTTTTCGGACAATCGAACAAGGCCGCGCCCGCCCCGGCTCTGGCCATGGTGCGCAACATCACCGTGGGCCGCACCGTGGCGCTGGATCCTCTGGCCTGGCGTCGGCTGGGCGACGAGACGCATTTCACCCTGGACCGCGACGTGCTGGACATCACGGCCCAGGGGCTGGTCAGTCTGGATGACGGGACCTTCGTCCACCGCTTCTACACCGACGACCACGTCATGCTTCAGGCCATGAGCGCCGATGCGGCGGGCCTCGACTGTTATGATTTTTCGCTGTTCATCCCCTGGACCTCGGCCTATCCGCCCCATGAGCGCGAGCGCCGCGTCTGGCGCGACCGCCTGTCTGCGCCGGTGTTTCATGGCGCGGCCGAAGACCTGCCCGACTATCCGCGCTTCTGGTTTTCCGAAAGCGACGCGATCCAGCCGCCCGTCACCCTGTGGGAGACCATCTGGGACGACCGCGCGGCGGCGACGCCCTATGCCAGGATTTTCCAGACCTGCATGCTGTATGCGCGGGAACTGGCGGGCGGGCGCGAACTGATGATCGCCCTGGAGCAGCAGCCCGAGGGCGGCGAGACGACGCACGAAATCATGATCGGCATTCCGCTGGAAATGGCCGAGTTCCGCGCCTGA
- a CDS encoding DUF350 domain-containing protein — MFDWFGFQQGAIAFLIAFAMAGVFTVAFKLIYQWVTPYHEHTLIREGNTAAAIALGGALIGYVLPLASALSHTVSLMEFAAWALLAGVIQILVFVTISRMAFRNLVVRIEAGEIAAAVYLAAISICVGLLNAACMTA, encoded by the coding sequence ATGTTTGACTGGTTCGGATTTCAGCAAGGGGCGATCGCCTTCCTGATCGCCTTCGCCATGGCCGGGGTCTTCACCGTGGCGTTCAAGCTGATCTACCAGTGGGTCACGCCGTATCACGAGCATACCCTGATCCGCGAAGGCAACACCGCCGCCGCCATTGCCCTGGGCGGCGCCCTGATCGGCTATGTCCTGCCCCTGGCCTCGGCCCTGTCGCACACTGTCAGCCTGATGGAGTTCGCGGCCTGGGCCCTGCTGGCCGGCGTGATCCAGATCCTGGTCTTTGTCACCATCAGCCGCATGGCCTTCCGCAACCTGGTCGTTCGGATCGAGGCGGGCGAGATCGCGGCCGCGGTCTATCTGGCCGCCATCTCCATCTGCGTCGGGCTGCTGAACGCCGCCTGCATGACGGCGTAA
- a CDS encoding DUF1190 domain-containing protein produces the protein MRKLKRSRVLHVSSLMATASFSLAACGAPQVAAPEPDPVQAYTSLDECRAANDISDAECDAAQAAAQKAAAETAPRYATQSECEGQWGPSQCQPNQSGGGSFFTPLLTGFIIGQMLDGGRYRGGGPLYRDRDGQYSNGHGGGYTYRDYRTGKTLTNGREHGDVARQAPSRVQSRTTVVSRGGFGGGGRGYGG, from the coding sequence ATGCGCAAACTGAAGCGCTCGCGCGTCCTGCACGTCAGCAGCCTGATGGCCACCGCCAGCTTCTCTCTGGCCGCCTGCGGCGCGCCCCAGGTCGCCGCGCCCGAGCCTGATCCGGTTCAGGCCTATACTTCGCTGGACGAGTGCCGCGCCGCCAACGACATCTCGGACGCCGAGTGCGATGCGGCTCAGGCCGCCGCCCAGAAGGCCGCCGCCGAGACCGCGCCGCGCTACGCCACCCAATCCGAATGCGAAGGCCAGTGGGGGCCCTCGCAGTGCCAACCCAACCAGAGCGGCGGCGGGTCCTTCTTCACGCCGCTGCTGACGGGCTTCATCATCGGTCAGATGCTGGACGGCGGGCGCTATCGCGGCGGCGGACCGCTGTATCGTGACCGCGACGGCCAGTATTCCAACGGTCACGGCGGCGGCTATACCTATCGCGACTATCGCACCGGCAAGACCCTGACCAACGGCCGCGAGCACGGCGACGTGGCCCGTCAGGCCCCCAGCCGGGTGCAGAGCCGCACCACCGTCGTCTCGCGCGGCGGCTTCGGCGGCGGCGGCCGCGGCTACGGCGGCTGA
- a CDS encoding TcfC E-set like domain-containing protein, translated as MTDLPLRRRSARALALSACLAPMSLALAAAPADASTRLEEMSAASVPSPPAARVQTAPPPGFEGLSDEIDTLFDVTVQGRATGSFRAVLSNGFITFAEPEAVAASLDGVIRREAVLALLSSPLDLNEQYRCFSGQTLGCGLLPPGMSGAIVDPQRFSVELFFLAADTVIEQRPALTLGRSSSEGLTLVQNVGLSFATADFFGEALEYGGAFDTFISLGQSAFIAQTLVSSGDGGSRLNQAHGQHIWSDRILRGGLIENFNASLLTNYRMVGSDFGVFTSPFEGDEQFSASPLDVVLPRDADVEIRRNGVLLSVKRYGAGPQRLDTSMLPTGAYAVAITARADGVVVVDEIRSFSKAGGLPPAGKTDFTVGVGLYVPDQRFDGSLKEQFLPEVETDALILSGRVARRIGATSAAEFTLLAVDSQTFGELSVRSIFSRFEGIAAVAAGSDGSHGASLTGNLTFGDARLSLTARSIRMDAPLIGAPASASRYRAFVRPEDSFLASAQFLVSGGSLNLSASYSQVEGFEDRYSAALRYNRPLEIAGRRALLNTYAQTTEQDTRVGFTLTFGFGVGSRTNGTASLGLEQTSTDSESLRAGLSPVANVSVSRRDEWRDFNFTSQGGLSTNADNDRIYASTLVASRIATGEITAQHISTRSGDFSTVYGSVQSGFAIGGGAAQFGMARPGEAVIIAEIQADTSDRLIDPASGYRVRVDSQPADLLRPGARTAVGLPAYADYELTLTPENAPPFDADLSIRRVTLYPGNVVRLKFDAKREYTLFGRLVGPDGSPLEGVLMRSGGDLTATDSFGYFTITALGDGRIEFRPTESVACAPLDVSSLIGAQNETLAFHRLGDVECRTADPSGR; from the coding sequence GTGACCGATTTGCCCCTTCGCCGCCGTTCGGCGCGCGCCCTCGCCCTGTCCGCCTGTCTGGCGCCCATGTCTCTGGCGCTGGCCGCCGCGCCCGCAGACGCCTCCACGCGTCTGGAGGAGATGTCGGCCGCCAGCGTCCCCTCCCCGCCGGCCGCGCGCGTGCAAACCGCGCCTCCACCGGGTTTTGAAGGCCTGAGCGACGAGATCGATACCCTGTTCGACGTCACCGTCCAGGGCCGTGCGACAGGATCGTTTCGCGCCGTTCTGTCGAACGGTTTCATCACCTTCGCCGAACCGGAAGCCGTGGCGGCCTCGCTGGACGGGGTCATCAGGCGCGAAGCCGTCCTGGCGCTTCTGTCCTCGCCGCTGGACCTCAACGAGCAGTATCGATGCTTCTCGGGCCAGACCCTGGGGTGCGGCCTGCTTCCACCCGGCATGAGCGGCGCAATCGTTGATCCGCAGCGCTTCTCCGTAGAGCTCTTCTTCCTGGCCGCCGACACGGTGATCGAGCAGCGGCCTGCGCTTACCCTCGGACGTTCCTCGTCGGAGGGGCTCACCTTGGTCCAGAATGTGGGCCTCTCGTTCGCCACGGCCGACTTCTTCGGCGAGGCCCTCGAATACGGCGGCGCTTTCGACACCTTCATCAGCCTGGGCCAATCCGCCTTCATCGCCCAGACGCTCGTGTCGAGCGGCGACGGCGGCTCGCGGCTCAACCAGGCTCATGGTCAGCACATCTGGTCGGACCGGATCCTGCGCGGGGGGTTGATTGAGAACTTCAACGCCTCCCTCCTGACCAACTACCGCATGGTCGGATCGGATTTCGGCGTCTTCACCTCGCCCTTCGAGGGCGACGAGCAGTTCAGCGCCAGCCCGCTGGACGTGGTTCTGCCGCGGGATGCGGATGTCGAAATCCGGCGAAACGGGGTCCTGCTGTCGGTCAAGCGGTACGGGGCGGGGCCTCAGCGCCTCGACACCAGCATGCTGCCCACCGGCGCCTATGCCGTCGCCATCACGGCCCGCGCGGACGGCGTCGTCGTGGTCGACGAAATCCGCTCCTTCTCCAAGGCCGGCGGCCTGCCGCCGGCCGGAAAGACGGACTTCACGGTCGGCGTCGGCCTCTATGTGCCCGATCAACGATTCGATGGGAGCCTGAAGGAGCAGTTCCTGCCGGAGGTCGAGACAGACGCCCTCATCCTTTCCGGCAGGGTCGCGCGCCGTATCGGCGCGACCTCGGCCGCCGAGTTCACCCTGCTGGCGGTGGACAGCCAGACCTTCGGCGAACTGTCGGTGCGCTCGATCTTCTCGCGTTTCGAAGGCATTGCGGCTGTCGCTGCGGGCAGCGACGGCTCCCACGGGGCCAGCCTGACCGGAAACCTGACCTTCGGCGACGCGCGTCTGTCGCTCACCGCCCGGTCCATCAGGATGGACGCGCCCCTGATCGGCGCCCCGGCGTCGGCCTCGCGCTACAGGGCTTTCGTCAGGCCGGAAGATTCCTTCCTGGCCTCGGCCCAGTTCCTGGTGAGCGGCGGGTCCCTGAACCTGTCGGCGTCCTATTCTCAGGTCGAAGGCTTCGAAGATCGCTACAGCGCCGCCTTGAGATACAATCGACCTCTCGAGATCGCCGGCCGTAGAGCCCTGCTGAACACCTACGCCCAGACGACCGAGCAGGACACCCGCGTTGGCTTCACCCTGACCTTCGGCTTCGGCGTCGGCTCCCGCACCAACGGCACGGCGAGCCTGGGCCTGGAGCAGACCTCTACAGATAGCGAAAGCCTGCGCGCAGGCCTGTCGCCGGTCGCCAATGTGAGCGTTTCGCGTCGGGACGAATGGCGGGACTTCAACTTCACCAGTCAGGGGGGGCTGTCGACCAACGCCGACAACGATCGTATCTACGCCTCCACGCTGGTCGCATCCCGTATCGCGACGGGTGAAATCACGGCCCAGCACATCAGCACGCGGAGCGGCGATTTTTCGACCGTCTACGGCAGCGTCCAGTCCGGCTTCGCCATCGGCGGCGGGGCGGCTCAGTTCGGGATGGCCCGCCCCGGCGAGGCCGTCATAATCGCCGAAATCCAGGCCGACACGTCCGACAGGCTTATCGATCCGGCATCCGGCTACCGCGTCCGGGTCGATTCCCAGCCGGCGGACCTGTTGCGGCCGGGCGCGCGGACGGCGGTCGGACTGCCTGCCTACGCTGACTATGAACTCACCCTCACGCCGGAGAACGCTCCGCCCTTTGATGCGGATCTCTCGATCCGCCGGGTCACGCTCTACCCCGGCAATGTCGTACGGCTGAAGTTCGACGCCAAGCGGGAATACACTCTCTTCGGTCGGCTGGTCGGACCGGACGGCTCGCCGCTAGAAGGGGTGCTGATGCGATCGGGAGGCGACCTGACGGCGACGGACTCATTCGGCTATTTCACCATTACAGCCCTCGGGGATGGACGGATCGAGTTCAGGCCCACGGAAAGCGTCGCCTGCGCACCCCTGGACGTTTCAAGCCTGATCGGCGCCCAGAACGAAACCCTCGCCTTCCATCGCCTCGGCGATGTGGAATGCCGAACCGCCGATCCCTCGGGGCGTTGA
- the msrA gene encoding peptide-methionine (S)-S-oxide reductase MsrA, which yields MLFQKTADLPTAETALPGREAPLPTDATHFVLGHALKGPHPEGFETAVFGMGCFWGVERVFWQLPGVWVTSAGYAGGITPNPTYEEVCSGRTGHAEVVQVVFDPKVISYGDLLKAFWENHDPTQGMRQGNDQGTQYRSAVYTLNAAQQAEAEASRDAYQAALSAAGKGTITTEIEPAGPYYFAEDYHQGYLAKNPAGYCGIGGTGVVCPIGIGVTMGAGA from the coding sequence ATGCTGTTCCAAAAGACCGCCGACCTGCCCACCGCCGAGACGGCCCTGCCGGGGCGCGAGGCGCCGCTGCCGACGGATGCGACTCACTTTGTGCTGGGTCATGCGCTGAAGGGGCCGCATCCCGAGGGCTTCGAGACGGCTGTGTTCGGCATGGGCTGTTTCTGGGGCGTGGAGCGGGTCTTCTGGCAACTGCCGGGCGTCTGGGTCACGTCGGCGGGCTATGCGGGCGGGATCACGCCCAACCCGACCTATGAAGAGGTCTGCTCGGGCCGGACGGGCCATGCCGAGGTGGTGCAGGTGGTGTTCGATCCCAAGGTCATTTCCTATGGTGATCTGCTGAAAGCCTTCTGGGAGAACCACGACCCGACGCAGGGCATGCGCCAGGGCAACGACCAGGGCACACAGTATCGCTCGGCCGTCTATACGCTGAACGCGGCGCAGCAGGCTGAGGCCGAGGCCTCGCGCGACGCCTATCAGGCGGCGCTGAGCGCGGCGGGCAAGGGGACGATCACGACCGAGATCGAACCGGCGGGCCCTTATTATTTCGCCGAGGACTATCACCAGGGCTATCTGGCCAAGAACCCGGCCGGATACTGCGGCATCGGCGGGACCGGCGTGGTCTGCCCGATCGGCATCGGCGTCACCATGGGCGCTGGGGCCTGA
- a CDS encoding MmcQ/YjbR family DNA-binding protein: MDRAGVGQVCLALPGATLDHPFGDDHDAYKVGGKMFVMVGATGGVSFKVSDIAYEVLTESGLARPAPYMARAKWVNLPQIDDWADEDLADHIRSAHAIIVGKLTKKARADLGL, translated from the coding sequence ATGGACCGGGCGGGGGTCGGCCAGGTTTGCCTGGCGCTGCCGGGGGCGACGCTGGACCATCCGTTCGGCGACGACCACGACGCCTACAAGGTCGGCGGCAAGATGTTCGTCATGGTGGGGGCGACCGGCGGGGTGTCGTTCAAGGTCTCGGACATCGCCTATGAGGTGCTGACCGAGAGCGGTCTGGCGCGACCGGCGCCCTATATGGCGCGCGCCAAGTGGGTGAACCTGCCGCAGATCGACGACTGGGCGGACGAGGACCTGGCGGACCATATCCGGTCGGCGCACGCCATCATTGTCGGCAAGCTGACGAAGAAGGCGCGGGCGGATCTGGGGCTTTAG
- a CDS encoding DUF885 family protein translates to MDEQFLIGAALAAFMTATPALAESAPPRPAATATSPAAAALAGVLTDYEAYLRRVDPISSGMDGDRDALSRLPDPSRAGDLARQVPLQALLTRLDAINPAALDADQRLNQAFSRYLIARELERINLDPSRLAFDSEGGPGQTLSYLASSTRIANRADAEAWLARLEAAPAYYDAGVANARRGLSTGLIQARSVVESALGQAQRDVTPGPDGDVLMQPFAALPGNIPATDQDALRARARALIDGPITARRQAWLAMLRDDYLPKAPTEPGLTHRPGGRDLYAFMVRSDTTTDLTPDQVHQIGLDEVARIRARMQDEMRAAGWTGDFAGFLNFLRTDPQFYATSREQLLEKASEIAKRADDGLPALFGTLPRLPYGVRPVPREIEETYTTGRYNSGSMQNGVAGGYIVNTSKLDQRPLYELPALTVHEAVPGHHLQIALQQEAADQPYYRRGADVTAFIEGWGLYSEFLGEEMGIYRTPYERFGRLSYEMWRACRLVADTGLHWMGWTTEQARACFRDNSALAPHNIETELQRYIGWPGQATAYKIGEIRLRQIRQKAERELGDRFNVRTFHDALLVDGPLPLDLLDARMDRWIAEQKAK, encoded by the coding sequence ATGGACGAGCAATTTCTGATCGGGGCGGCGCTCGCGGCCTTCATGACGGCGACGCCGGCTCTGGCCGAGAGCGCCCCGCCGCGCCCCGCCGCCACCGCCACCTCGCCCGCCGCCGCGGCCCTCGCCGGCGTTCTGACCGACTACGAGGCCTACCTCCGCCGCGTCGATCCGATCAGTTCGGGCATGGACGGCGACCGTGACGCCCTGTCGCGCCTGCCCGACCCCAGCCGCGCCGGCGACCTGGCGCGTCAGGTCCCGCTTCAGGCCCTGCTCACCCGGCTGGACGCCATCAATCCCGCCGCGCTCGACGCGGACCAGCGGCTGAACCAAGCCTTCTCCCGCTATCTGATCGCCCGCGAGCTGGAGCGGATCAATCTGGACCCGTCGCGCCTGGCCTTTGATTCCGAGGGCGGCCCCGGCCAGACCCTGTCCTATCTGGCCAGTTCGACCCGCATCGCCAACCGCGCCGACGCCGAGGCCTGGCTGGCCCGACTGGAGGCGGCCCCCGCCTATTACGACGCCGGCGTCGCCAACGCCCGCCGCGGCCTGTCGACCGGCCTCATTCAGGCCCGCTCCGTGGTCGAAAGCGCCCTGGGTCAGGCTCAGCGCGACGTGACGCCCGGCCCAGACGGCGATGTGCTGATGCAGCCTTTCGCCGCCCTGCCCGGCAACATCCCGGCGACGGATCAGGACGCCCTGCGCGCCCGCGCCCGCGCCCTGATCGACGGCCCGATCACCGCCCGCCGCCAGGCCTGGCTGGCCATGCTGCGCGACGACTACCTGCCCAAGGCCCCGACCGAGCCGGGCCTGACCCATCGTCCCGGCGGTCGCGACCTCTACGCCTTCATGGTTCGCAGCGACACCACCACCGACCTGACCCCGGATCAGGTGCATCAGATCGGCCTGGACGAGGTCGCCCGCATCCGCGCCCGGATGCAGGACGAAATGCGCGCCGCCGGCTGGACCGGCGACTTCGCCGGCTTCCTCAACTTCCTGCGCACGGATCCGCAATTCTACGCCACCAGCCGCGAACAGCTGCTGGAAAAGGCCTCCGAGATCGCCAAGCGCGCCGACGACGGCCTGCCTGCCCTGTTCGGGACCCTGCCGCGCCTGCCCTACGGCGTCCGCCCCGTCCCGCGTGAGATCGAGGAGACCTACACCACCGGCCGCTACAACTCGGGCTCGATGCAGAACGGCGTCGCCGGCGGCTATATCGTCAACACCTCCAAGCTGGATCAGCGCCCCCTCTATGAACTGCCCGCCCTGACCGTCCACGAAGCCGTCCCCGGCCACCACCTGCAGATCGCCCTGCAACAGGAGGCCGCGGATCAGCCCTACTATCGTCGCGGCGCCGACGTGACCGCCTTCATCGAGGGCTGGGGCCTCTATTCCGAGTTCCTGGGCGAAGAGATGGGCATCTACCGCACCCCCTACGAACGCTTCGGCCGTCTCAGCTACGAGATGTGGCGCGCCTGCCGCCTGGTGGCCGACACCGGCCTGCACTGGATGGGCTGGACCACGGAACAGGCCCGCGCCTGCTTCCGCGACAACTCGGCCCTGGCCCCGCACAACATCGAGACCGAGCTGCAGCGCTACATCGGCTGGCCGGGCCAGGCCACGGCCTACAAGATCGGTGAGATCCGCCTGCGCCAGATCCGTCAGAAGGCCGAACGCGAACTGGGCGACCGCTTCAACGTCCGCACCTTCCACGACGCCCTCCTGGTCGACGGCCCCCTGCCGCTGGACCTGCTCGACGCCCGCATGGACCGCTGGATCGCCGAGCAAAAAGCCAAATAG